In one SAR324 cluster bacterium genomic region, the following are encoded:
- a CDS encoding Ni/Fe hydrogenase subunit alpha: MPKTKVIEIEPLTRVEGHGKVTIHLDEHNNVDDARLHIVEFRGFERFIKGRPYWEVPVIVQRLCGICPVSHHLAASKAMDVIVGAKKITDTAEKMRRLMHYGQMFQSHVLHFFHLCSPDLLFGFGSDLKDRNVIGVIAKHPELATQAVMMRKFGQEIIKVTAGKKIHGTSSVPGGINKNLSIEERDPLLKQIDQMKEWTRGALKIAKDYTVEHLQLAKEFGTFNSSHLSLVREDGALDLYHGNLRAIDANGNIIFDQVDYQKYYNFIMEEVRTWSYMKFPFIKTRGHVDGWYRVGPLSRMNTCGFIDTPEADKALQEFKSVTNGKPNHMSLAYHWARMIEITHCVEKMEELLNDPDLQGTDLLVKGERQAEGVGLIEAPRGTLFHHYKVDENDLVTFCNLIVSTTNNNEAMNRAVKNVATRYLSGQQKITEGMLNHVEVAVRAYDPCLSCATHAIGQMPLKVELYDVNNNLIDEKSKGL, translated from the coding sequence ATGCCGAAAACTAAAGTTATTGAAATTGAACCACTCACCCGGGTAGAAGGTCACGGAAAAGTCACGATCCATCTGGATGAGCATAACAACGTGGATGACGCACGACTTCATATTGTGGAATTTCGTGGTTTTGAGCGCTTCATCAAGGGACGCCCCTATTGGGAAGTTCCAGTGATTGTCCAAAGGCTTTGTGGAATCTGCCCTGTCAGTCATCATCTGGCCGCGTCCAAAGCGATGGATGTGATTGTGGGCGCGAAAAAAATAACGGATACCGCAGAAAAAATGCGCAGACTCATGCATTATGGACAAATGTTCCAAAGCCATGTTTTGCACTTTTTTCACCTGTGTTCTCCGGATCTGCTCTTTGGTTTTGGTTCTGATCTCAAAGATCGAAATGTCATCGGAGTCATTGCCAAACACCCCGAATTGGCGACACAAGCCGTAATGATGCGTAAATTCGGTCAAGAAATCATCAAAGTGACCGCAGGCAAAAAAATCCATGGAACCAGTTCTGTTCCAGGCGGAATCAACAAGAATCTTTCCATTGAGGAACGCGATCCATTGCTTAAACAAATTGATCAAATGAAGGAATGGACACGCGGCGCATTAAAAATCGCCAAAGACTACACGGTCGAACATCTTCAACTCGCAAAAGAATTTGGCACCTTCAATTCCAGCCACCTGTCGTTAGTCCGTGAAGATGGCGCACTCGATTTATATCATGGAAATTTACGTGCGATTGATGCCAACGGTAATATCATTTTTGATCAGGTCGATTATCAGAAATACTATAACTTTATCATGGAAGAGGTGCGAACCTGGTCCTACATGAAGTTTCCGTTCATTAAAACCAGAGGCCATGTGGATGGATGGTACCGGGTGGGTCCGCTTTCGAGGATGAATACCTGTGGATTCATTGACACACCTGAGGCCGATAAAGCGTTGCAGGAATTCAAATCGGTAACCAATGGAAAACCAAATCACATGTCGTTGGCCTATCATTGGGCACGTATGATTGAAATCACCCATTGCGTGGAAAAAATGGAAGAATTGCTCAATGATCCTGACTTGCAGGGAACAGATCTGCTGGTCAAAGGAGAGCGACAGGCAGAAGGTGTGGGATTGATTGAAGCTCCCCGTGGAACCCTGTTTCATCATTACAAAGTGGATGAAAATGATCTGGTGACTTTCTGTAATCTGATTGTTTCTACTACCAACAACAATGAAGCCATGAATCGGGCTGTCAAGAATGTGGCGACGCGCTATCTTTCCGGTCAACAAAAAATAACCGAAGGAATGCTGAACCATGTGGAAGTGGCCGTCCGGGCGTATGACCCCTGTCTGTCCTGTGCAACACACGCTATTGGTCAGATGCCGCTCAAGGTTGAACTCTACGATGTGAACAACAATCTGATTGATGAAAAAAGCAAAGGCCTATAA
- a CDS encoding NADP oxidoreductase, with product MKKKKLATVSLAGCFGCHMSLLDIDERILDLVELVEFDRSPINDIKKFTTRCDIGLIEGACCNEANVHTLIDFRKNCDILVGVGQCAIMGGLPVMRNAIMHSDDPLRECLDEAYLNSKYVYNPSNEIPNDPALPLLLDKVYTCPQVVKIDYQIPGCPPSGDMLWRALTALITGTHFQTSYEYELIKYD from the coding sequence ATGAAAAAAAAGAAACTAGCCACAGTTTCCTTGGCCGGGTGTTTTGGTTGCCACATGTCATTGCTGGATATTGATGAACGCATTCTGGATTTAGTGGAACTGGTTGAATTTGACAGAAGTCCCATCAACGATATCAAAAAATTTACAACCCGTTGTGATATCGGCCTGATTGAAGGCGCCTGCTGTAATGAGGCCAATGTCCATACCCTCATCGATTTCAGGAAAAATTGTGACATTCTGGTGGGCGTGGGCCAGTGCGCCATCATGGGAGGCTTGCCTGTCATGCGAAATGCCATCATGCATTCCGATGATCCCCTGCGTGAATGCCTGGATGAAGCTTATTTGAACAGCAAATATGTCTACAATCCATCCAATGAAATACCGAATGATCCGGCACTTCCATTGCTTCTGGATAAAGTATACACCTGCCCTCAAGTTGTAAAAATTGACTATCAGATTCCAGGATGTCCACCATCTGGAGACATGTTATGGCGTGCACTCACCGCACTGATCACCGGAACACATTTCCAAACCAGTTATGAATATGAACTTATCAAGTATGATTGA